GGATGGCAAGCTCTGTCTGATGTGGCGGGTGGGCAACCTTCGGAAAAGCCACCTGGTGGAAGCTCACGTGCGAGCACAGCTCCTCAAATCCAGGATTACTTCCGAAGGGGAGTACATCCCCCTGGATCAAATAGACATCAACGTCGGCTTTGACAGCGGCATTGACCGCATATTTCTGGTGTCCCCCATCACCATCGTCCACGAGATAGACGAGGACAGCCCTTTATACGATTTGAGCAAACAGGACGTCGACAACGCGGACTTTGAAATCGTGGTGATCCTCGAAGGCATGGTGGAAGCCACGGCCATGACCACGCAGTGCCGGAGCTCGTACCTGGCCAACGAGATCCTCTGGGGCCACCGCTACGAGCCCGTCCTCTTCGAGGAGAAACACTACTACAAAGTGGACTATTCGAGGTTCCACAAGACTTACGAAGTACCCAACACTCCCCTTTGTAGTGCCAGGGACTTAGCAGAGAAGAAGTACATCCTCTCCAACGCTAATTCCTTTTGCTATGAAAATGAGGTTGCCCTCACAAGCAAAGAGGAAGAAGACAGTGAAAATGGGGTCCCAGAGAGCACGAGTACGGACACGCCCCCTGACATAGACCTTCACAACCAGGCAAGTGTACCCCTAGAGCCCAGGCCCTTACGGCGAGAGTCGGAGATATGACTAATTCCTCCTCGGGAATAGTTAACTTTGAAACACAGTCTGTTGGTCAAAGGCCCAAAGCAGTTACGCAGACGACGGTACTGGTGAAGAGGTGGTTTGAGACAAGTGACCACGAGGGACTGAGGCTAGCACGATGCTTTCAAAGAAAGACTGTAAGCTCAGAGATGAACCTAAAGCACTAAACATGcctccgccccaccccccccccccccgcgtgACCCGATGGCACATAACACGTTGTAGAATAAGTTATGGGGTGTTTATGTCTTGTCTTGTGTTTTCATACCAAACTTGAACTTGCAGGCAAGCCTTGGTTGGTTGGGTATTTGATGTCTCCAGAACGCTTCTCTTTAGGGAACAAGAATGTTTTTAAATGGcatcacatttttaaatgttttcaaggCAAGACTCTGCCTTAACTTTTGAAAAGCTGCTAACTACACAAACACACGTTGTACTGTTGCGGTGTAGTTTTTCTTGTGTgtaatttaaaaagtcagtgtTGAACTTTCTTGAGAGCTCATGATATGCGCTTCACAGTGGCAAGTATTTGGCTATTAGTTGCCAAAACGAGAGCCTGATTTTTTTGAGGCCAGTAATTTGTTTGCTAGaattgatttctctctctctctctgtcagtcTCTTTCTGGTTACATAAGGGCATTATGTAACACTAGCCAAATGGTAGCCTCCgggttgttgttattgttttgttgttttttttttttcctccatgatgTTAATGGGTGATCTCAAATTTTAAGTTAGACTACCTAAAATAAATACCAAAGATAATGCACATTTTTGCACAGTGGAGCTTAtactaaaaaggaaagaaagcccCACGGCTGCCTTGAAATCAAGAGACAATAACTCTGAACCTCAGCAAGACCTTGAACTGCCCTCTCCTTTTGCACCTTATTCAGAAAACAGAACATCACACACACAGTCGAGTAAGTGCAGTGCTTTACATTTCTGTTCCTTCATGTAACTTTCACGTTATAGGAGGAAGAAGACAGGGGAAgaaaaattcacacacacacaatatgaacatcttttctttccttcgaGGTGGTGCTAGCCAGGTGAACGCATACGTTGAGAGACGGTGAGGTGCCCTTAgatttttttctgggtttttccATTTTTTGCACATTCCAAAATTTATTCCAGAAGACAAGACCTAGGTTGACATGAGTCGGCAGCCTTGACGCTGAGCCATCCAACTTGAAAGATCAATAGGTTTAAACCCCTGCGGCTGAATTCCTTGCCCTGACAACTCGTACGTCTCCAGCTTGACTTCATCTTCCGAAAGATGCCATGCCTGGCCTCTAGGCTGGCTCTTACTATCAGGCTGTGTGGACTGAGTCCTACAGCATCCGAGGGGCCTGTGAATGCCGAAGTGGGAAGGTGGGAAGATGCAGAAGAGCCCATTTTGACATAGCTCATCAGCTCAAGTATTCAGGAGGGAGGggaacattgctttttttttttttctaatggtaCAGAGTAGGAATGAAAATGTCTCAGTAATTTAGGGTCAACAAGAGCCATAAAAATTCTAACAGAGTCACAAGTAAAGGAGATAATGATCTAAAAGGGTCCTTTCCCCTTGATGGATGCACTCATGCACTCGTGATTGAATCCGAGCTGATCCCTTTTGCCCTTGGAGCCCTAGAGCAGGCTACTTAGGGCACATTGTTTTCCAGAAGCCTCTCCTGCCTGGCTGCCTGACTTGCTagaaacattttgttttgttttgttttccgcTGTAGCTCAACATAATGGAACTCTCTTTTGGTTTAAAGTTCCTTATTTGTGAATTCTGGGGTTgctgacttttctttttaattggcgTCTCAAAATCAACTCTCTTACGGTATTATATCCCTGTATGCCATTAAAAAACAGCTTGTTCTAGAATCCTGTATTTTGTAAACTGTTGTCTGTGATGGTCTCTGGTTCTTGGACAGCCATATCTGAATGCGGTGCCTGCAATAATCGGACAGTCTCTGCTGTTCTCAGCCTTCAGAGTCGATGGGTTTGAACACTGTGGAGTTATTTTCACTGAAACCAAGTTAGAGATATCAAGCAAGTGGATGTTAAGTCCAAACTTAAAGGCAGATTGGGGAAGTTGTTTAGAGAGTTGGAGGGATTGCGTGGACACAGAATTTACATTCTTCTGTAAATGGCAAATGTTCGGCCATTGACAGAGGACGTTGACGGTTTCAGCTGCTGCTATTTCGATATTTTTGCAAAGGAAAATAATCAAACCAAAGAGTATTCAGTGGTCTGTAAATTAAATGAAGATTCAGTGGAGAATGGGGGTGGCCACAGAAAAGGCACCTTCCCATCACACAGCGCTGCCACTTAAAAAGACTTGAGATATTTGAAAGGGGGTGGGTAGGGGGCAAGAATGAGGTAGGGAACTCTTGCAACTTctttctgaaaaagagaaaaaaaaaatctaaaatttctggtgcacaggtttgtttttttttcaagaaaattttgCAGAAGCTatgtttttaaagtgtacattttataaagtttatcagatattttcatatttaaagcCAAATGTAAATAGAAGtctgtaaagggaaaaaaattgccATAGAAAGTATAATTTCAGTGCAGCAATTTCTGAGAGCTAGTACCTATATGCTACCGGTTAGCATggttttagcaaatatttaccaGCCTTATAAGGTTCGTATTGCTATGttcttctgttatttatttcagCATGGACTGTTgatttgaaagctttttctggtTATTAGTATTTTCACAgttacaagctttaaatggcaattttttttttttttgtcaagagCCAAGACACAGGTAATGCACAacggtttttgtttttggttttgattttttttgctgcattttaCCTTCAAAACATTTGTCATTGACTGGGTTTCCTTAATTAGTGCACACATGTCATTAGAATGCAGGTTGAAGAGACTCACTGTGAATATCTGGGGTCTGTTCCGGGATCTGTGTTGGCTTCTCCGTGGCAAGCAAATCCCCATTGAATTTACTTAggaattatttccttttaaagaatttttgcCCATATCTGGATGGGCATTATATTTTTGGGAGGAGGACTAGATTCCTGGTTATcctattttcaaagaaaaggtAGACAAAGTGAATTCTATTTTGATTAT
This is a stretch of genomic DNA from Eschrichtius robustus isolate mEscRob2 chromosome 20, mEscRob2.pri, whole genome shotgun sequence. It encodes these proteins:
- the KCNJ2 gene encoding inward rectifier potassium channel 2, coding for MGSVRTNRYSIVSSEEDGMKLATLAVANGFGNGKSKVHTRQQCRSRFVKKDGHCNVQFINVGEKGQRYLADIFTTCVDIRWRWMLVIFCLAFVLSWLFFGCVFWLIALLHGDLDASKESKACVSEVNSFTAAFLFSIETQTTIGYGFRCVTDECPVAVFMVVFQSIVGCIIDAFIIGAVMAKMAKPKKRNETLVFSHNAVIAMRDGKLCLMWRVGNLRKSHLVEAHVRAQLLKSRITSEGEYIPLDQIDINVGFDSGIDRIFLVSPITIVHEIDEDSPLYDLSKQDVDNADFEIVVILEGMVEATAMTTQCRSSYLANEILWGHRYEPVLFEEKHYYKVDYSRFHKTYEVPNTPLCSARDLAEKKYILSNANSFCYENEVALTSKEEEDSENGVPESTSTDTPPDIDLHNQASVPLEPRPLRRESEI